ATAATCATGCTGATGGGAGTCATAAACCTTTTATTGGTTATGATCACGTTGATATTTATGAACGGACATGGAATGGGTAATATGCATCTGAATTTGTAGTTTGGCTTCCACGTTCTTATTTCACACATAATGACAACATTAAAATCAGATACAATGAAAAACATCATTATCCTATTGCTCGCAATGACCTCACAGCTTTGCTACGGACAAACATCTTTCACCGATCAGGAAATCAAACAAAAGACCGATTCTATCCTGCAGGAAGGAACAAAACTTTATCAATTCGAACGGGCAGCATGGGTATCTACCGATCTTTTTCATGAACGGGGAGATCTTAAAGAAGTTGCAGTAAACTATCTTGTTTACCAGACAAACGATACCGTACGGACAATTTTCTACGATAAGGCAAAGAAACAATCCGTGATAGAATATTTCTTTTACAAAACATTTGATGCTCCGGTACTAACCCGTAAACATATCAGAGAATTGACTTTCAAAGAAAACCAACTAATAGATGCCCGAAACAAGATAATCGAACAAATCATCAAAGAGAAATATCCTGTGGGCGCTCCTCAGGGATATACTCTAAACAACCAGATTATTCCCAACGGAAAAGAATTCAAACTCTATTTCGTTACGGGTACTTCCCAAAACAATATCATTCCTTTGGGAAATGACTACATCTTCCATGCAGATGAAAGCGCTAAGATTCTTTCATGGAAAAGATTTCATTCGAGATTGCTACCACTACCTTCTAAGGGTGAAGATGGCTCGGCTGTAAAGGGACTTATTCACAGTCACCTGGTTGCCGAACCATTTATTTCAGCTACGGACATCTGTACCTTTAAGTTGTATGGACAACTTTACGGACTGAAAAACTTTTCTGTCTTATCCACTGCCTTGTCAAAAATTTTCACTTTCGATATAGATGAAAATAAGATTGAAGTAAAGAATAGATAAATCGGACCAATCCTTTATTTATCTGAACATTAAACAGAATATTAGAAATCAGCAGAATTATGAATCCCGACTTGCAGAAAAAACTGGAAAATATGTAATGCTTCAACAGCTACTCCATTCCAGACCGGAGATTACAAGCAGAAAGGCTCAGATGAAGTATCTTATCTTTGAATTTGACAATGTTATTGAGCTGATCAATGAAATATCCTACAAGAATATTGCCAGTATAGCATATAAACAAAGTATCAAATCAAGATTGATTAGTATGACTGTCGATTATTCTCAAAAGATTCAATCATATGCGATAGACCAGCAAAAAGTATTTTTACAGAGCACAACACTATTCACTGTTGATGCTCTTGATAAATTATCTATAAACGAGCTTCTGACAGCCTCTAATCAACTTTACAATATAATAGATATACACCTTAATGATCTTGACACCTTCTCATTGAATCAAGAAACTCAAGTTCGATATAAAACAGCAATTCTCTTATGTGAAAAGACGCTTGACAATGTAAGTTCTTTTTCTGTAGAAGATTATTTTACGGTAGCTGACAGAATCCTCCATAAAATGGAAAAGAGAGTCAAAGATGCTAGAATAGAAGAGCCTGAATTTCATAAAGAGTTTAGAAAGGTGATTAAATTACATCAAGTACCAATTATCAGACACCAAAAACCAGGATCTTTAGCGAATATATTAGTCAAAGGTTGCGTGAATGGAAATGTATATGATACCGAAACAGGAAAGGCTATACCAGAGGCCCGTATAACCTTCAAAAATTCGCACATTTAACTCCTGTATTAGAAATAAACACTTTAAGAGACGGTTCATTCAACAACAAATGGCTTCAAGTGGGAAAATATGATCTTACAATATCTCATGCTGACTACCGGACTCAGACCTTCTCGTTTTTGGTAACTAAAGATAAAGATTGTGTTATTACAACATCATTGAAGAAGCCATATAATGATGTGATGCCCGAAAAACAAGAAGTGATCAGATTGCCGGAAAAAGAGCAGTGATGAAAAAGGAATTTATTATATATGCAACTAAGAACTCCTATCGTTATATTTGAAGTAAATCAATAACCATGGCAAAAAGAATCCAACTACACACATTTCATTTGTTGTTTCGTCTCTTCTCCTTTTTAGCTGATAAATCGGGAGGATGGAGTATGTTTGTAAAGCCGAAATTGGTGATTGGAGCTTTGATTATGGGTATAAATGTTGTAGTTGGCAATGCTCAGAATAATATTATAAGTATTGATACTTTTAGCAAGCAAAATAATGATTCTGTTTCAGAGTTATGCTATGAACCTATAATATTAGTTGACGAACTCCCTGAATTTCCAGGTGGTTATGATTCTTTATATTCATACATCCAGAAGAAGATAATATATCCTCCTAAGGCAATTAGTCTGAAAATAGAAGGCATGGTTATATGCACTTTTACGATTGACGAGAAAGGAAAGGTTACAGACATTCAAATTATAAAAGGGATTCACCCTCTTCTTGACAATGAAGTAATCAGAATTTTTAAAGAAATGCCTAAGTGGATACCTGGAGGAAAACAAAACAAGCCTGTTCCTGTAAAATTCACCTATCCTATTCGCTTTACATTACCTGAGAAAAAACATTAACCATGGCAAAAAGAATTCAACTACATACCTTTCATCTGCTGTTTCGCCTCTTCTCCTATTTAGCTGATAAACCGGGAGGATGGAGTATGTTTGTAAAGCCGAAATTGGTGATTGGGTCGCTGATTGTGGGAATAGGATTTACTTCCTGTGATGTAAAAACACGAAATAAACCATCCTCATCAGAAAAAGATAAACAAGATTCTTTTCAAAAGATGGCTGAACAAAAAAAATCGAATGAAGAATCAACCACAACTTGTTATTTTACTGTAAACTCTTCTGAAGGCGGGAATATCAATACACCTGTTTTTGATGAGAAAGGCCAATATTATATCGTAGATCAA
The Parabacteroides sp. FAFU027 DNA segment above includes these coding regions:
- a CDS encoding energy transducer TonB — protein: MAKRIQLHTFHLLFRLFSFLADKSGGWSMFVKPKLVIGALIMGINVVVGNAQNNIISIDTFSKQNNDSVSELCYEPIILVDELPEFPGGYDSLYSYIQKKIIYPPKAISLKIEGMVICTFTIDEKGKVTDIQIIKGIHPLLDNEVIRIFKEMPKWIPGGKQNKPVPVKFTYPIRFTLPEKKH
- a CDS encoding energy transducer TonB, whose protein sequence is MAKRIQLHTFHLLFRLFSYLADKPGGWSMFVKPKLVIGSLIVGIGFTSCDVKTRNKPSSSEKDKQDSFQKMAEQKKSNEESTTTCYFTVNSSEGGNINTPVFDEKGQYYIVDQMPEFTGGTDALLKFIKKHIIYPSSVIKEGIEGVVICSFIINTDGSTRNIQVIRGLNPKLDNEAIRVIKLFPKWKPGKQGGKIVPVKFTLPILFTIPEKKN